Proteins from a genomic interval of Chelonoidis abingdonii isolate Lonesome George chromosome 7, CheloAbing_2.0, whole genome shotgun sequence:
- the LOC116818107 gene encoding kazal-type serine protease inhibitor domain-containing protein 1-like codes for MKILEVTVVLAALVQVSQSFPTLYYRSWLRLLREGDSCGKCNLELCSKPTHCPAGTVLDQCGCCPECGNVEGQICDLDKVNHFYGQCGENLECRLDADETKSGEIPEPQCVCKSQESVCGPEGKTYANICQFNEAYSEKRRNINMKHKGPCESAPVISLPPQDAQNFTGNDIIFGCEVSAYPMPHLEWKKKGNKMFLPGDDAHISVQARGGPKKYGVTGWLQIQGIRKSDEGIYICQTKNKYGTAYASARLKVIDGSSSTFKISAGSRITSYITDYEDYYDHAEEDEEEEYESGDYEN; via the exons ATGAAGATTCTGGAAGTTACAGTAGTGTTAGCAGCCCTGGTACAAGTTTCTCAAAGTTTCCCCACCTTGTACTACAGAAGTTGGTTGAGATTGTTAAGGGAAGGAGATAGCTGTGGAAAATGCAATTTAGAACTTTGCTCCAAGCCTACACACTGTCCAGCCGGGACTGTATTAGATCAGTGTGGCTGCTGTCCTGAATGTGGGAACGTGGAAGGGCAGATCTGTGACTTGGATAAGGTCAATCATTTCTACGGGCAGTGTGGGGAGAACTTGGAGTGCAGGCTGGATGCCGATGAAACCAAGTCTGGGGAAATCCCTGAACCACAATGTGTCTGCAAATCCCAGGAAAGTGTTTGTGGACCCGAAGGCAAGACCTATGCGAACATCTGCCAATTCAATGAGGCTTACTCTGAGAAGAGAAGAAATATCAACATGAAGCACAAAGGACCATGTGAATCAG CTCCTGTTATTTCTTTGCCACCTCAAGATGCCCAGAATTTCACAGGTAACGACATCATCTTTGGCTGTGAGGTGTCAGCCTATCCTATGCCACACCTTGAGTGGAAgaaaaaagggaataaaatgtTTCTGCCAGGAGATGATGCCCACATCTCAGTCCAG gcAAGAGGTGGGCCTAAGAAATACGGTGTGACAGGGTGGCTGCAAATTCAAGGCATCAGGAAATCGGACGAAGGCATCTACATCtgccaaacaaaaaacaagtatGGCACTGCATATGCGTCTGCAAGACTGAAAGTCATTGATG GTTCATCCTCTACATTTAAGATTTCTGCTGGCAGCAGAATCACAAGCTACATTACAGATTATGAAGACTATTATGACCATGCtgaagaggatgaggaggaagaatATGAATCTGGGGACTATGAAAATTGA